ACACTCAAATCCCTCTGAACAGGGGTGAAAGCACTGATCGCATGGGCATGACGATCTCTTCTCAGCAGTTTTTCCATCTCAAATTCCGCAAAAAAAGTATCGGGCAGATCAAACTGCTGGGCCACCACAGGGTGCAGCTTGCTGACGATGCCGGCTCTTTTGCCATCGATCAGTATTTCCGCGGAAAGGTAAGGATGCATCAGCCTGTTCTCGGCCGCACATTTTCTCAGTTCAATCGTTCCTACGATCGCAGCCAGTCTATCGACGAATGTGGCAAAATCGATCATCCCGGGTTTCCCGGCATTGGAGACAGATTCGGCCTCTTTTTCGCCGCAGTAAGCAAAAAGGACATGAAAAGATTCATTTCTGTCGGCATCAAAGACACGTCCCGTTTCAAAAAGCGGAATCCTCTTTTTCGACATAGCCACATTGCGCTGCAGCGAGTCGAGCATCGTAACCATCAGACTGGGCCGAAGTCCGTCCATCTCCCCCGTGATAGGATTGATCAGCGCTTTCTCCTCTTTTACTGGTTCGAAACCGAGCTCTTTGACCCTTTTGTTATCGCAGAATATATAGTGCAATGTTTCAAAAAATCCGTTGGCGACCGCTTTTAGACGCATATCTCGGATAAACCGATAGAGTTCCAGGTCACGAGTGACGCGGTTTGCTTCATGAAAGCACAGAGGCTTGGAGATGATATTGTCGATTCCAATGATTCGGACTATCTCTTCGATGATATCCTGTTTGTTCTGAATATCGTGACGGAAAAGAGGCACATCCAAAATGATCTTTCCGTCCTCGGTCCTTTGAATCGTAAATCCGAGTTTTGCCAGGATGTTGACAGCAACCGTCAGCTCTATCTCCTGCCCCACCAACTCCTCGATCTCCTGAAGAGAAATATCGAGGGTAAGTGGTTCCTTTTCAAAGACAAACTCACTGCATCCTGCATAGATTTCGATCTTCGCATACCGCTCAAGAAGCCCAAGCAGCAGACGCATGCCGAAATCGAGATCCGGTTCGCTCCCGCGTGAAGTCCGGTAATAGAGTGCATCGGTTTTCAGCCCCAACTTTTTGACAGCCGGTGCCACTATCTCGGGTGCGACATAGCTTGCTTCCAGAATGACACTTTTCTCTCCGGCATCCGCCTTGAAGGAAGGATCCTGTTCAATACCCACGATAGAGACCCTTTTTTCGTCGACTTCGACAGCGCCCAGGCCGCTGTCGAACTCTTTTAGAGTCACTTTTGCCTTCTCATGGCCTTTCGCCAGCTTTGAAAAACCGTACTCCCGCAAAACAACGCCGCTGGCATGTATGGCGTAATCGATAAATCCGTCAAGAGGCGTCGAAGACTCGATGTCCACCAAGCCAAGACGCAAGTTAAGCAGAAGAGGAAGGCGTATATGGTCGATATCGATCGCTCTGTAAAGCATGCTCACCGGTGGATTCCCCTGGTGAAAAAGCTGAAAAATCCTTCCTATACCGAGTTTTTGGTTCTCTTTTTCTCTGAATTCAAACGATTTCATCGGGCGGTTGAAACTGACAGAGAGTTCTCTGGCAATGCCATGGATACTCAGACAATCGCCCCGATTAGCCGTGAGTTCAATTTCTATGACATCATCGTTGATCGCTTCATATTCACGCAGCTCCTTCCCGATTTCGAGCGGACCGATCGAATCGTCGAGTACCAGTATGCCTTCGCCGATTTTCGGAAGGCCGAGTTCACTGCTCGAGCAGACCATACCATCGCTTTCCACTCCACGGAGTTTCGCATGTTTGATCTTCATGCCGTCGGGCATAATAGCGCCGACCGTTGCCACAGGAACGTACTGCCCTGCGCGTATATTTTTCGCACCGCATACAATCTGCCGGACCGCCGCACCCAGGTTGATCTGACAGACACTCAATTTGTCGGCATCCGGATGCTTTTCACAGGATTCGACATAGCCAACTACAATCTTTTCGGGAATTTTGATTTTCCTCAGTGAATCGACTTCAAGCCCGATGGCATTGAGCTTTTTGCAAATCTCCTCCGTAGTGAGACCTCCCAGGTCCACCCACTCCTCCAGCCAATTGCGTGTCACTATCATTGAAACTGCTCCAGTAAACGTAGATCACCCTCGAAAAGAGAGCGCAGATCGGGTATTTGATGCAGCAGCATAGCGAATCGTTCGACTCCCAGACCGAAAGCATATCCGCTGACATTTTCGTATCCGACCGCTTTGAAAACATTGGGATCGACCATACCGCATCCCAGCACTTCGAGCCAGCCGGTCTGTGAACAGACCCGACACCCCTTCCCTTCACAGAAGATACAGCTTATATCCACTTCCGCCGAAGGCTCGGTAAACGGGAAAAAACTCGGTCTGAAACGTACATCGACATCTCCGAACATTGTACGAAGAAAATCTTCCAGGATCCATTTCAGGTTGGCGAACGAAACTTTTCCCTTTTCATCCACCATCAAACCCTCCACCTGGTTGAATTGCGGCGTATGGGTCAAATCGAAATCGCGACGGAAAACCGACCCGGGGCAGATCATGCGGATGGGAGGTTTCTGGCGCATCATGGTGCGAATCTGGACAGGCGATGTATGTGTACGCAGCAGTTTGCCGTCTTTGAAATAGAAGGTATCCTGCATATCCCGGGCTGGATGGTAGTCGGGCAGATTGAGCGCTTCGAAATTGTGAAACTCATCTTCTACCAATGGGCCCGCTTCTACGGAGAAGTTCAGCGAGGCGAAATGTTCGATGATTTTGTCCATCGTCTTCATAACAGGATGGAGGGCGCCGCTCTGCGGTCTCGGTGTATAGAGCGAAACATCGATCGATTCCGCTTTGAGCTTCTCTTCGAGCGCTTTCTCTTCGAGTCTCTCTTTTTTCTCCTCGAAGATTTTTGTCAGTCTCTGCTTCAATTGATTGAGCTCTTTTGCAACTTTGGGTTTCTCTTCGGCAGGAACATTTTTCATT
This genomic interval from Hydrogenimonas urashimensis contains the following:
- the pheS gene encoding phenylalanine--tRNA ligase subunit alpha, with amino-acid sequence MEHWIEKIDAAETLEDLEAIRIALFGKKGELSKAFAQMKNVPAEEKPKVAKELNQLKQRLTKIFEEKKERLEEKALEEKLKAESIDVSLYTPRPQSGALHPVMKTMDKIIEHFASLNFSVEAGPLVEDEFHNFEALNLPDYHPARDMQDTFYFKDGKLLRTHTSPVQIRTMMRQKPPIRMICPGSVFRRDFDLTHTPQFNQVEGLMVDEKGKVSFANLKWILEDFLRTMFGDVDVRFRPSFFPFTEPSAEVDISCIFCEGKGCRVCSQTGWLEVLGCGMVDPNVFKAVGYENVSGYAFGLGVERFAMLLHQIPDLRSLFEGDLRLLEQFQ
- the pheT gene encoding phenylalanine--tRNA ligase subunit beta; the protein is MIVTRNWLEEWVDLGGLTTEEICKKLNAIGLEVDSLRKIKIPEKIVVGYVESCEKHPDADKLSVCQINLGAAVRQIVCGAKNIRAGQYVPVATVGAIMPDGMKIKHAKLRGVESDGMVCSSSELGLPKIGEGILVLDDSIGPLEIGKELREYEAINDDVIEIELTANRGDCLSIHGIARELSVSFNRPMKSFEFREKENQKLGIGRIFQLFHQGNPPVSMLYRAIDIDHIRLPLLLNLRLGLVDIESSTPLDGFIDYAIHASGVVLREYGFSKLAKGHEKAKVTLKEFDSGLGAVEVDEKRVSIVGIEQDPSFKADAGEKSVILEASYVAPEIVAPAVKKLGLKTDALYYRTSRGSEPDLDFGMRLLLGLLERYAKIEIYAGCSEFVFEKEPLTLDISLQEIEELVGQEIELTVAVNILAKLGFTIQRTEDGKIILDVPLFRHDIQNKQDIIEEIVRIIGIDNIISKPLCFHEANRVTRDLELYRFIRDMRLKAVANGFFETLHYIFCDNKRVKELGFEPVKEEKALINPITGEMDGLRPSLMVTMLDSLQRNVAMSKKRIPLFETGRVFDADRNESFHVLFAYCGEKEAESVSNAGKPGMIDFATFVDRLAAIVGTIELRKCAAENRLMHPYLSAEILIDGKRAGIVSKLHPVVAQQFDLPDTFFAEFEMEKLLRRDRHAHAISAFTPVQRDLSVVVPRTTLFTQIREALEGSLPQEVQNFYPIDRYTDESLGEEMSLTLRFLISSMEKTLEESEINAIMDRILKTLQEKCQARLR